Genomic DNA from Corticium candelabrum chromosome 5, ooCorCand1.1, whole genome shotgun sequence:
CATTTGTAGTCTTACATAGCTGGCTACGAATTCTTTCTAGAAAGGAGAGAACTAGCTGCACAAGACAGTACACCAGCGGGCAAGACTCATGATGACATGCACTGACGACAAAGACCAAGGACTATTTAAGTGTAAATACATTTTCTTCACATCCAGTGATGCAAAGATGTCTCAGAAatagacaagaaagacaaaagaAATAATGTGGTGACTGCACAGTGTACACTCAACAGCATCAGAAAATGAATAGAAACATTCCTACCATAGACATCTATCGACTGAGAAAGACAACTGAGAACATGTTGTGGCTGCATGCCATTAGGAATGAAAGCTATAAATCCAAGATGTACTATTTCACTCTCTGGAAGCCAGTGATCATAATGAGGCCGTTGCTTGACGTCCTTCATTTTTATTCGTTTTGTACTAATACCTGAGAAACTACACCAAACATCTTTGCAATTTGGCTGTTGGACAAAGCAAGATGTGTCACTCACATTGCCCTCATGTTATGTGTTGGTCCTGTTGCAATTTGTACACATGCAGTTCCATCACTTAGAGTTGTGTGAATCGTATTGTAACTGTCTGGAGACACCTCCATCTCATAGAATGGATGAGGGTCTGCAGTAGAAGTAGCAGCATAGGCTACAATATCAGCTACACCACTGTAGCCTTCAATCTGAAATTACCACAAAGTTGTAACACTAAACACACTGtgacatgtctgtctgtcaaattcatttatttaaacACGATCCTAGCAATATAAAATTTCTAACAAAAGTACATCCATACACATCATCTAACTTCCTTCTCTCTGTCTACAagatgtatctgtctgtctgtctatccttCTGCCtcttcatctgtttgtatctgtGGAAACTTTCATAACACTGTTGGTCTGTTCCATTCACCACAGTTACCTGCACAGTTGGAAATTCAATGTTATTTGCTGCCTTTATGATACCTCTCTTTAACCCATCAGTTTTGTACCGTTTCTTCTGACACTGCACACCACAAACTGATCAATGACTGCCTCAAAACAACAGTTATGACACTGACTGGATATGGCTGATTGATTATTACTAATTGAGGTTCACCCAATGATCCAGGGACTATGATTGGTGCCAttggttgttgttgcagcagctgAATAGAGTGCTGCGGATGTTGAAGAAATTGCTGGCGTTGGTACTGTAATTGGTGTAATTTTTCCACATCTAtctgttcttgttcttgtgtCCTCCGCTGCAACTCCAGATCATGTTGAAGAATGTCTCTTGCCGGAAGCCTTTCCTCTACCATCATGCGAGGGTCTGCAACACTAGCATGATGTCTATATTTTCTATCTACTTCAATTTGTTGACCTTGACCATACAACACTTCCTCCAATTCTGTCATTGACTCTTCTGATGGAGCAATATCTCTCATGTCTATTGTTGCCAGCTCATCACCAATACGCGTACCAAGGTTAGGAACGTTAGGCAACCCCAGTCCTCCATGTGGCGCTTCCGCCACGCCCATTTCACCATCCAACAACCCAAATGGCATCCTCTGATCCACATCGAGTTGACTGAGATTGATATCACCTCCAGATCTGATCATACTGCCGATTAGTGCTTGTATATCTCCAGACGGCAGGCTGGTTCCGTCCACAACATTCGCATCCAAATTTTCCAACACGTTGGTAGCCTCTTCCCTCATTAGCCCCGGTTCTTGGTGAAGAGCCATCTAGACGGCTTTTTATAGCTGAAATAACCATCACATAGTAACATTATTTTCTCCACGTTTGCTTGCAACGTTAGATTTCTAGTTAGCGCGCTTGTAGCGTAGGAATTAATTACCGAAGATCGAAGTAGCGACTTTCATTTTGAGTCTCTAGCCATAAATTTTCCTTACAACATAATAGAAACGGTCTACATGCAGGGTTCGACAATTAATTGAAAACCCAagatacacgcacacacacgtacacacatgtacacacacaaacgtactCTCTGTCCAGCAGCtctcttctctcctctctcgACAAATACGCAATATCTCTCTTTTAGAAACTGATACGAGATCTGTAACGTACACAAAACCTCTGTACTACAGTACCGTTATTGCTGCACTCGAACGACTTGCGACGAACAACTCAATTTATATCAATCAGGTAGGCTGCAGGACACAAAAGGTTGTATCAAACTCGGCCGGCCTGCAACGTCGACGACGTGCACAAGATTTCACAAGGTTGCTTCTGGTTCTTTGTTTGAGTCGAAGAACGGCACGCAAGTCAAGCATGAAAGCTCGGTATCTAAAGGTCACTAGGAGTGTAGAGCCGCCTCTTGTATGTTTACGTATACGTATACCGCGCCAcgttgtttctgttttgttcTAGTGTGGCAACGGAGGGGCGATTTGGTTGCAAATTGGTGACGAGAGCAAACTAGTAAAGCTCGAAGAAGATATTAGAATTTTTTTTTCTGATGGTGAGGCACGTGCAAGGCTGACCAAGCCTGTCAGAGGACAAGTGAGCGTAACGGACGTTGATATTTAtaacccgaggcccggatttctgGGCTAATTATCTAGTTGTTGCCACATTTTTCCGGCATGGCGTTATACATCAGTATAAAATGAGATCAAATTGGAGGTTGGGTCAGATATCACATGCAGGGTCtggttatttaattaatgcatgtcttaattaaacaacaactGAGTTGAGTTGTGCATGCTGGAAATGTGGGTAATGTGGTATTTGTACTGCAGGTGTGCATTGTGAAGAGTGGTGCAAAGCAAGAGAGATGCTTGAGAGCACGCATTGTAAGGTTGTTCAACTCTCAAGTGGGAAAACAAGCCACGTAAGAAGACATATGTGCAAGTCAAGTATCTTGTATCATGATAAGTAAACGAATTTCATGATAAGTAAATGAATTTTCAAGtttggttaattaaagtgCACAGGTTTACAGGGATGACCAAGCATGTGAGAGCTAGGTCTTGGAAGGGCAGCATTTGAGAGGGGTCACTCACGTTAAATTTTCTTTCAAAGTTAATCAAAGAGGTTACGAGCAGGAACTTTAATAACATATCTATTTTTAAAACTTACAAATGCTGATATTACAATAGGAGTTTATCTAATACCAACATACTATAAGAATGCTCTCTCCTCAGTATAACTGTATGATGCACCAGGTTTCTTTGAGTTCTAGCTGCTGCAGTGACATACCTTCAACATATTTTAGTGAGTTTGTGCCATCGTTGGTGGAACTAAGATTTATCTGTAGAAGGAGAGTTAGTACATTCTGTTGCACCTTTCATGACAAAACAGTCTTGTAATTGTATCCATTCATGTGACACCACACGTAGGTTTTTGCAGTCTCTATGCAAGTTCCAGGATGGCATAAACACACAACTCACCCTATTGCGGAGCTTCAGATACCCTGCTGCAAgctatacatatacatgtatatttaTCAAGTAGTCTTGGACACACTAAGTTTGCCCTATATAAACTATTGTACTAGAACAATTCAACTATCAGTATGGGGTCAAAGTTTAGATTGCTTAGTTCAAGAGCGATTAGAAAACAGCTCGGGGGGCCACTAGTGGCTCCAGAGATCACGTTTGGCCATCCTTGTGTATATAAACATAGAATTTTGACGTGGGTGAGTGGGTACACACAGTCTACTGCAGGTGTGGGCACAGTAAAAATACTGAATAGCTGAAATTTGGTCTAAATTTTTCAGAATATTGAAACTCTACGAAACGTGCAGCATTTGAAATGTCTATTATGTCTACATAACGTATGTAATTCTACTAACAGAAATGGAGTAAGTGATTGTATGAATTTAATAGTACACTGAGACTCTAATGCTACATTGCTGTTTGCTTATGTATGGTGGATTTAGTACATGTGtattgatgttgctgttggcATTTTAGTGTACTACATATTGATCATGCTGTCACTGAACTTGTTTCTGTATTCAGGTCAGTTAGTTGTCTCATCTGTATGTGCATTTCTGATTCCTTGTGTTATTGTTTCAATAGCTTGTTCATCTGCCCATCGAAATTTTTGTCGGTGCTGCcatttgcatgttgttgttttctAAATGGAGTGGACCTCTCATTGCTAACATGCTCATCAGCAAATGGTAGCACTGATGCAGAATGGCGAAAAGAGGCAAATCAGTTTTTTCTGAGACTCATACATGGTACCATGGATGTACACTGTAGATACATGATTTGGTGTACTTTTGGTTGTTtcttgtgtgtacacatatcTTCTGCATCTGTTGGAGCCatgtttagttattttttaaaatgttTGTAGTATAGTGTGAAGCAACttaatgtaaacaaaaaatggtgtatgtgttgttatgttgtgttgtatgttatATTAGAGAGCTCATTGACCATTGACATAAAGAAAAAGGATGCTCATGGAAATTGTCATGTGGTATTGCATGCAACATCATCAGATGGGATGAACAAGGTGCATGTTAATATGTTTAAATTTGACATTGACAAGTAGCTGCACTAATGGGTTTGCATTTATAGCATGATAAAGTGCACAGGATTGTTTTTGACTTGTTACTTATTTGagaacacagagacagacaggcagacagacagacagacagacaggcaggcaggcagccagTTGAAGTCATATCTTACAGCAGTACTTCAAAATGAATTTAACTGATGGCTCTGATGTACTGAAACTCTAGTCTTATTGGTATAGATGTGTAATTTACTTGTTGTTAAGTATATTTGGATTAAATGAAACTAAGCCTCTTTGATGACATGGAATTTTTGGAATCAACGTCAACACAACAATTGATTAAAGAGCAACTTTTTAAATTTGCTGAGGTTTCATATAGTTAAAACTGTTTCAGTACTAAGTGGCTATTtggctatttgtttgttaggtGTACGAAGTTTAGTTGTGTTACATGGCACATTTCATAATAACTTATATAATTTTCTTTTCTGTGTACGTAGGTATGTGTCAATGATTTATTGCAGTCATCTCTGCTGAGCAGCAGCACAGAAGTGAAGGAAGGTACAGTTAACTAGTGATATCTGTAGATTTACACCAGACTGGTGTATAGTTTGACACATGGACATTGCAAGCAGGCAAGTGACAGGAGTGCTGCTAGTGTATTGAGGGTTGTACACTAAGGTCTCAGTTGCTTATGGAATGCAAAAAACAAGTTACATTATTTCAACCCTCTTTTAAATTCAAACCATCAATTTTCAGGCAACTGTAGTGCAGTTAGCTAGAAGAAACACTGTTGATGAGATTATATTTGGGTAGAATAGCTAATTGTACTGTGTGCAATAATTTGTACTTACTTTGacaattttgttttctttaattaattttaattagtaaatagAAACAGTTTAAACATAATGCTTTAACTTAATACTTTGATGTTTCTATGGCTCGTTTGCCTTGAAAATTAAAGTAGTTTGCAGAGAAGACTGGCATGCAAACTCGTTGACAAATGTCTCATAAAGTCATTTGGTCTTGGTGATAAAAGTGCTTGTTGTGAAGGCATCAAGACGACTCTTCTTGATGATAGTGTTAGTAGTGTTAggttagcctcgtccccagactcatgTGAGCTTGGTAATGttcggttcccgtatgacggGAAGTTGAAAGTGTCATATGGAAACCGGTCACTGCcgagctcacgtgagtctggggacaaggctatGTTAAGTTAGGGTTAAAGTCAGGGTAGGGTTAGGTAATGTCTTTCTGCACTTTCTAGTTTTATTTGACAGTTTTTTGGAATATTTGAAGCACAAGTGCATCTGCAGTCAAATGCCAGGGCCtcttatgtgtgtttgtatggatTTTTTTATAGCTGCTGTGTGTATTCCTCGACTACCTCATTTTGTAAACACTCAGGAGATGCAAAAATCACAACTAGAATCTTTTGCAGAGACAAAAAGAGTCTTGCTAGGAATACAGCTAGAATCACAGGTTGCCACTTCTCATCAACAAAGAGCAGCAAGAATGTCATGCGCTTTGGCGGAAATGCTAGGAATTCCTCAACATTCAGATGAAGGAAAGGGAAGAACAACTGTGGTAGACGATCTAGCTTCTATTGATAAGTCAGGCAAATTGGTCAGACTATTACCTGCTTCACATAGATTGATGATTGAAGTGAAGTGTTGCCTTTCTGTAGATGTTTAAACATGAAGTCTTTCTTTCCAGGCATTTGTTTCCATCTGGTTGCTTGTCTCTTCATGAAGCCCCGTTTCCAAAAGAGATTGTGGATATTCTAAACGCCAATTCATTTCCTGGACCAACTTTAATACAGTCTCACTGTTGGAGGTCAATTCTTCGAGGTTAGTAGACTGGATGTTCACAAACGAACTATCTGAGTATTTCCTGATTAATATGCAGGATTGCAGTACTATCAGTTGTTTTTTAAAACGTACTGGAATtggtttgtttgactgttgttTAGTCATGTTGTTTTCATGTGAAAGAAAGCTGCATTTGCggatatgtttgtgttttaggtcatgatgttgttggtgtgtctCGCTCAAACACTGGAAAGACACTAGCATATCTTTTGCCTTTGTTGTCAACAATTTATGACAGTGCACTTTACACAGGGCTTCCAGAGGGAATTGGGGTGAGATTGCAAGACTTCTTGCTACCAAGGAAAGCATCATAGCTGATGATGTTTTGAATAGCCACTTGTGGTCATATTGTCTCCGTATTGGCAGAAAGCAGAAAGCATTCATAAGGAAATTGCAAAATATTGCTGTCATACTGATTCAAAAAAGCATCAGTAAGAAATATTCAATTACTGAGACACTGAACACTGAACTATGAtactggtactgtacatgtattataACATGTGTTTGTTATAGTTTTGTGCTATATGGTGCTGGGACTGAACTCTCgaaattggtgtgtgtgtgtgtgtgtgtgtgtgtgtgtgtgtgtgtgtgtgtgtgtgtgtgtgtgtgtgtgtgtgcgtgcatgtgtatgcatgtttttgtttgtttatgcatgtgtatgcatgcatgtgtggtgACTTGTTTGCGTGTTTTGTTATTCTTAGTTttcttctgttgttttgtgttatgAACAAGATTGCTTTGTAGATATTGTTGATGAATGGTTGTGACATATTGGTTGCTACACCTCATTCACTACTCAGAGCTCTTAAACGTGGACAAACAAGTTTAAACCGACTGTGTCATCTTGTATTTGATGATGCAGACATTCTTGTTCATTATTTTCATCAACAAGTTAGTGGCATAATTGTTTTAAATTGTACTTAAGTCATTGGTGTTTTTAGCAATTGGTGATGGGTGTGATCTTTCATTTAAGGTGTGTGATTTAATGTCTCAGTTTGCTGCTGTTCTGCGTGAGGGGCGGGGAAAGTCTAGCTTAGGAGGCACTTTGGCTTCTTCATGTCAAAAGCTTGTGTTTAGTTCATCTTGGACATCAGGTGTGGCATCTCTTGTCTCTGCATATTTTGCAAATCCTCTGACTGTCATCACAAGCAGACTTGATGCAATGATTTACTGCGATGTCGTTCAGGTCAGTATGTTACAGTtgatatctgtttgtttgagaGAGCAATGTGTATTGATCTGTTTTGTACTGAGTTTTATTGAACTGACAGCCTAGCAAAGTCTGCTTGATGGCAGTGGTTTTAGTTATGGATCTGTTAAGGCAGCAGAATTACATGGCAATACTTTctaagcagcagcagcagcagcagcagaagttgttgttgttgttgttgttgttgttgttgtactcTCAGCTCACTGCAGGAAGCAGGAACTTTTTCAGTTGTtgtaaatgattaattaaggtgaTATGAAGACTTACTTGAATGGAT
This window encodes:
- the LOC134179890 gene encoding nuclear factor of activated T-cells 5-like — translated: MALHQEPGLMREEATNVLENLDANVVDGTSLPSGDIQALIGSMIRSGGDINLSQLDVDQRMPFGLLDGEMGVAEAPHGGLGLPNVPNLGTRIGDELATIDMRDIAPSEESMTELEEVLYGQGQQIEVDRKYRHHASVADPRMMVEERLPARDILQHDLELQRRTQEQEQIDVEKLHQLQYQRQQFLQHPQHSIQLLQQQPMAPIIVPGSLGEPQLVIINQPYPCQKKRYKTDGLKRGIIKAANNIEFPTVQIEGYSGVADIVAYAATSTADPHPFYEMEVSPDSYNTIHTTLSDGTACVQIATGPTHNMRAIFSGISTKRIKMKDVKQRPHYDHWLPESEIVHLGFIAFIPNGMQPQHVLSCLSQSIDVYDSLPELPVLRKAIGTQGPCTGGYDMCLVGLHFAGARVRFFQHSNTGVVLWERLAEFDPQDCTETHLVVKVPPYPTTASTTIPVKVHIEVLTGPAKMPRRSAAAAFIYTDS